In a single window of the Streptomyces sp. HUAS ZL42 genome:
- a CDS encoding DUF397 domain-containing protein, with amino-acid sequence MSSTELAWFKSSYSSGSGDDCVEVALTPATIHVRDSKDKQGPYLTLSPTTWADFLTYATK; translated from the coding sequence ATGAGTTCCACCGAACTGGCCTGGTTCAAGAGCAGCTACAGCAGCGGCTCCGGCGACGATTGCGTCGAGGTCGCCCTGACCCCCGCCACCATCCACGTCCGCGACTCAAAGGACAAACAAGGCCCCTACCTCACCCTCTCCCCCACCACCTGGGCCGACTTCCTCACATACGCCACGAAGTGA
- a CDS encoding SMI1/KNR4 family protein, which produces MILSVESLLGERERFRPASAEAWQAVEGWLGHELPTDYKELVDGFDDGILFGHLFVPHPAGTKQLLKFMQEERRDLHDAYEDVDDVPSSVVSAWERVIPWAYHDWNGDVCLLVPDATGDRWNVAVAFRQCPEFLVINGGVAEFLRLLVRERRFPRGWPTGDPRWRSRSGSPLV; this is translated from the coding sequence GTGATTCTTTCCGTGGAGTCACTGCTCGGAGAGCGGGAACGCTTTCGCCCTGCATCGGCGGAGGCGTGGCAGGCAGTGGAGGGCTGGCTCGGGCATGAGCTGCCGACGGATTACAAGGAGCTCGTGGATGGATTCGATGATGGCATTCTTTTCGGACACCTCTTCGTTCCCCATCCGGCGGGCACCAAGCAGCTATTGAAGTTCATGCAGGAGGAGCGGAGGGACTTGCATGACGCGTACGAGGATGTGGATGACGTTCCCTCAAGTGTGGTGTCTGCGTGGGAGCGGGTGATCCCCTGGGCCTATCATGACTGGAATGGTGACGTCTGTCTCCTGGTGCCCGATGCGACCGGTGATCGTTGGAACGTTGCTGTCGCTTTCCGTCAGTGTCCAGAATTTCTGGTGATCAACGGAGGGGTTGCTGAGTTTTTGCGCCTGCTGGTGAGGGAGCGCCGCTTTCCTCGAGGGTGGCCGACCGGAGACCCGCGATGGCGGTCGAGGTCGGGAAGTCCCCTCGTGTGA
- a CDS encoding SMI1/KNR4 family protein, producing MEMWMLVGELMRARAREYLASSPLSPEAMPGLRPPATPAQIGALEALAGQPLDPAYRSFLSLTDGLDGFQYTMPLLGCRDWGSPERSALASMFRDIVLESGPLDEVGLPEETHVFPVFVNAEGSAGVLMLHHGDDAAERFWWTGAGDNMFFHTFRDSSPT from the coding sequence ATGGAAATGTGGATGCTCGTTGGCGAACTGATGCGCGCGAGGGCGCGCGAATACCTTGCCTCTTCGCCCTTGAGCCCTGAGGCAATGCCCGGGCTCAGGCCCCCGGCGACGCCCGCGCAGATCGGGGCTCTGGAAGCCCTGGCCGGCCAGCCGCTGGATCCGGCGTATCGGAGCTTTCTGTCCCTGACGGACGGGTTGGACGGATTCCAATACACGATGCCGCTCCTGGGGTGTCGTGACTGGGGGAGCCCGGAGCGGAGCGCACTGGCTTCGATGTTCCGTGACATCGTCCTGGAGAGCGGGCCACTGGACGAGGTTGGGTTGCCGGAGGAGACGCATGTCTTCCCTGTCTTCGTCAACGCAGAGGGATCCGCGGGCGTCCTGATGCTGCACCACGGTGACGATGCCGCGGAACGCTTCTGGTGGACCGGCGCGGGAGACAACATGTTCTTCCACACCTTTCGTGACTCCTCGCCTACGTGA
- a CDS encoding SMI1/KNR4 family protein, giving the protein MSHPAIARLRQLLPPPLSGGDALDWDALSDAASLRLPADYREFVEIYGGGELDEYLSVSTPPVPGSPYGDLLDGTDPALPPETRAELAAWFPDDMSPRLLPFGSTASSDVVFWMCVGSPDDWKVAVFRRQSFHGTSRWIVFDGGMAEFLTAVLAGSIDPFSSSLEAGKHHYLNWRDE; this is encoded by the coding sequence ATGTCCCACCCCGCGATCGCTCGTCTCCGGCAGTTGCTGCCGCCACCCTTGTCCGGCGGTGACGCTCTCGACTGGGACGCGCTGTCTGATGCAGCTTCCTTGAGGCTTCCGGCGGACTATCGGGAATTCGTCGAGATCTACGGCGGCGGAGAGCTCGACGAGTACCTGTCCGTCAGCACGCCGCCAGTTCCGGGCTCCCCCTACGGCGATCTGCTGGACGGGACGGACCCGGCCCTTCCCCCTGAGACTCGTGCCGAACTGGCCGCCTGGTTTCCAGATGACATGTCGCCCCGGCTGCTGCCATTCGGGAGTACTGCAAGCAGTGACGTCGTCTTCTGGATGTGTGTGGGGTCCCCGGACGACTGGAAAGTGGCCGTCTTCAGGCGGCAGTCGTTCCATGGCACGAGTCGCTGGATCGTTTTCGACGGCGGTATGGCCGAGTTCCTGACGGCTGTTCTGGCCGGCTCAATAGACCCGTTCAGTAGCTCTCTTGAGGCGGGGAAGCATCACTACCTCAATTGGCGGGACGAGTAG
- a CDS encoding Scr1 family TA system antitoxin-like transcriptional regulator, whose translation MVVDGLVGTGGGEPESSDSLRTFGAVVQALREHAGLSREDFAEQVRYSKHTVASVELGRRMPDQAFVGRAEEVLGNTGVLRRAAQHLARQPGLAAWFRQWARLEGVAITLYTYECRLIPGLLQTEAYARQLFDDELPPLKDEQIEAQWEARAERQRLLRERPNTAFSFIIEEQLLLRRTGGTEVTRELVDHLLRVSELRNVEIQIMPLVRESHAGLHGPVRLLETPENKWFAYNEGQLSGQLIADRKVVSVLQGRYARMRSQALTIPDSVSLLQRMRGNL comes from the coding sequence ATGGTGGTCGACGGGCTGGTGGGTACGGGCGGCGGCGAACCGGAGTCCTCGGACAGTCTGCGGACGTTCGGCGCGGTGGTCCAGGCGTTGCGCGAACACGCGGGACTGAGCCGGGAGGACTTCGCGGAGCAGGTGCGGTACTCCAAACACACGGTGGCTTCAGTGGAGTTGGGGAGGCGAATGCCGGACCAGGCGTTCGTGGGGCGGGCGGAGGAGGTGCTGGGAAACACGGGGGTGCTGCGGAGGGCTGCACAGCATTTGGCTCGGCAGCCGGGGTTGGCGGCGTGGTTTCGGCAGTGGGCGCGGCTGGAGGGGGTCGCGATCACGCTGTACACATACGAATGTCGGTTGATTCCGGGCTTGTTGCAGACCGAGGCGTACGCCCGGCAGCTGTTCGACGATGAGCTGCCTCCGCTGAAGGACGAGCAGATCGAGGCCCAGTGGGAGGCGCGGGCCGAGCGCCAGCGGCTGCTGCGGGAACGCCCGAACACCGCGTTCAGCTTCATCATCGAAGAGCAGCTGCTCCTGCGGCGCACGGGCGGGACAGAGGTGACGCGGGAACTCGTCGATCACCTACTGCGGGTGTCCGAGCTGCGGAATGTCGAGATCCAGATCATGCCGCTGGTGCGGGAGTCGCACGCGGGGTTGCACGGCCCCGTCCGGCTGCTGGAAACGCCGGAGAACAAGTGGTTCGCGTACAACGAAGGCCAGCTCAGTGGCCAGTTGATCGCCGACCGGAAAGTGGTCAGTGTGCTCCAGGGCCGGTATGCCAGGATGCGTTCACAGGCTCTCACCATCCCGGACTCCGTGAGCCTGCTGCAGCGGATGCGAGGAAACCTATGA
- a CDS encoding SMI1/KNR4 family protein, whose protein sequence is MEIRQLVGQLMNKNIMEYLADAPEVLFPIPRLYPPATAAQIAVLERRAGQQLAPGYREFLSLTDGMDGFYLTMPLFGCHNWDEGSRASAGLAFLDGVREDGTAGDVGLPADIALFPVSINADRAQAIFMLDNSDVLPERFWWIGEGSSSFFDTFGDVLGYAIDPRSYSPREYVD, encoded by the coding sequence GTGGAAATCCGTCAGTTGGTTGGCCAGTTGATGAACAAGAACATCATGGAGTACCTCGCCGATGCGCCCGAGGTACTCTTCCCGATCCCACGGCTCTACCCTCCGGCGACCGCGGCGCAGATTGCCGTCCTTGAACGACGAGCCGGCCAGCAACTCGCGCCGGGCTACCGGGAGTTCCTTTCCTTGACGGACGGAATGGACGGGTTCTACCTGACCATGCCGCTCTTCGGATGTCACAACTGGGACGAGGGCAGTCGTGCGAGTGCGGGACTCGCATTCCTGGATGGTGTTCGAGAAGACGGCACCGCCGGGGACGTCGGACTCCCGGCGGACATTGCGTTGTTTCCTGTCTCGATCAACGCTGACCGGGCCCAAGCCATCTTCATGCTTGATAATTCCGATGTGCTTCCCGAGCGGTTCTGGTGGATCGGCGAAGGCAGCAGCTCCTTCTTCGACACGTTCGGAGATGTGCTCGGCTATGCCATTGATCCGCGCTCATACTCGCCGAGGGAATACGTGGACTAA
- a CDS encoding DUF4360 domain-containing protein, which yields MARGLLLSGGALAALLATALPAHSAPADAFDDPPPDKIIIKVATVNGSGCPQGTTAVAVSEDNTAFTVTYSEYLAQVGGNSDPTAFRKNCQLNLVVHVPQGFTYAIASADYRGFAALQSGASGMQRASYYFQGSSQTAFKNHPFSGPYNDNWQATDTTDWAQLVWAPCGVQRNFNINTELRVNAGTSSPSKVSFMTMDSTDGDISTVYHMAWKTCPGK from the coding sequence ATGGCTCGTGGACTCCTGCTGAGCGGCGGCGCGCTCGCCGCTCTCCTCGCCACCGCGTTACCCGCGCACTCGGCCCCGGCCGACGCGTTCGACGACCCGCCCCCGGACAAGATCATCATCAAGGTCGCCACGGTGAACGGCTCCGGCTGCCCCCAGGGCACGACGGCCGTCGCCGTCTCCGAGGACAACACCGCCTTCACGGTGACGTACAGCGAGTACCTCGCGCAGGTCGGCGGCAACTCCGACCCCACCGCGTTCCGCAAGAACTGCCAGCTCAACCTGGTCGTCCATGTCCCGCAGGGCTTCACGTACGCCATCGCCAGCGCGGACTACCGAGGCTTCGCCGCACTCCAGTCCGGCGCGAGCGGCATGCAGAGAGCGTCGTACTACTTCCAGGGTTCGTCGCAGACGGCCTTCAAGAACCACCCCTTCAGCGGGCCCTACAACGACAACTGGCAGGCCACCGACACCACGGATTGGGCCCAGCTCGTCTGGGCACCCTGCGGCGTCCAGCGCAACTTCAACATCAACACCGAGCTGCGGGTGAACGCGGGCACCTCGTCGCCGAGCAAGGTCAGCTTCATGACGATGGACTCGACCGACGGGGACATCAGCACGGTGTACCACATGGCCTGGAAGACGTGTCCGGGCAAGTAA
- a CDS encoding SMI1/KNR4 family protein: MLLKGREVQISRFRQFLGRPLVNGDVGRDWQALEARSGVTFPADYKQFVTAYGPGCVNDQLYVFHPKAAGGSEGLRLESLWEQASYAHSELSRNAPDYYPYPIYPTPGGCIPVARSTSGNQVLLAPPKSGESDWSVVLDMGQWIPVAMSFTDFLWSALCEELHVPVLDGEPSFQPVGTVEP; encoded by the coding sequence ATGCTTCTGAAAGGCCGTGAGGTGCAAATTTCTCGATTTCGGCAATTTTTGGGGCGTCCGCTGGTAAATGGTGATGTGGGCCGCGACTGGCAGGCTCTTGAGGCGCGATCTGGCGTGACGTTCCCAGCTGACTACAAGCAGTTCGTTACGGCCTACGGGCCCGGATGTGTGAACGACCAGCTCTACGTGTTTCACCCAAAGGCAGCGGGTGGGAGCGAAGGGCTGCGTCTCGAGTCGCTGTGGGAGCAGGCTTCATATGCGCACTCGGAGCTTTCGCGAAATGCTCCCGACTATTATCCCTATCCAATCTATCCAACGCCCGGCGGATGTATTCCAGTTGCTCGATCGACATCGGGAAATCAAGTGCTGCTCGCCCCTCCGAAGAGTGGTGAAAGTGACTGGTCCGTAGTCCTCGACATGGGTCAGTGGATTCCGGTGGCGATGTCGTTCACGGATTTCCTGTGGTCTGCCCTTTGCGAGGAGCTGCATGTTCCGGTGCTCGATGGAGAGCCGTCGTTCCAGCCGGTTGGCACGGTGGAGCCATGA